A stretch of the Thiomicrorhabdus indica genome encodes the following:
- the dptF gene encoding DNA phosphorothioation-dependent restriction protein DptF: MKLQNLVDQLSKSSPNAVFTANSNSLSERSIHDYLYIETEIESDFIRLLEGSRAKKKVIFLCGSSGDGKSALIGRNINNFESFCDFHIDATHSFSPTQSAIEALDQRFDEFKANNRSLVVGINIGILLNYAKEGADSHLDIRKDINDFVDKGVAKGIASFINFEDYSKFSFSNGTVQSKFIRDLFQKVFDKNESNPFYSAYLNDVNNGEDSQVHKNFRMLSFECVQKLIVELLIDIHLKYEQFLTARSLLDFLYGLLVSPRIPSTTLFESSESAIFENLRKEDPCLIREEQIDTLILEARSNKKLPELEFFLRELNDVLGAEFLAREDVATIIRTMYLFKEYSFESSYIERYKKIFDRRDVIDFLEIIDAHREENDRVIQDFYSALESAVMSYANKSFPTLTDRNLVVLTEINDHALCSNVEFDVDWDAIASHEQKSLHNFPCCLKINDEPLSKFDFSLEVCNLINSINKGYRPNKHDRNTVIIFEELIEHIIDKAKSSNKIVIVKDSTAYEFKNSGHKIKVSKHAS; encoded by the coding sequence ATGAAATTACAAAATCTAGTTGATCAACTCTCAAAGTCTTCACCCAATGCAGTTTTTACAGCCAACTCAAATTCATTGAGTGAAAGATCAATTCACGATTATCTATATATCGAAACAGAAATAGAATCAGATTTTATTAGGTTGCTTGAAGGCTCAAGAGCCAAAAAGAAAGTTATATTTCTTTGTGGAAGTAGTGGAGATGGAAAGTCTGCGCTTATTGGAAGAAATATCAATAATTTTGAGTCATTTTGTGATTTTCACATTGATGCAACGCATAGTTTTAGCCCAACTCAATCGGCAATTGAAGCCTTGGATCAAAGGTTTGATGAATTTAAAGCGAATAATCGATCTTTGGTGGTAGGTATTAATATCGGAATACTTCTAAACTATGCTAAAGAAGGTGCTGATTCTCACCTGGATATAAGAAAAGATATTAATGACTTTGTTGATAAAGGCGTAGCAAAGGGTATTGCTAGCTTTATAAACTTTGAGGATTATTCCAAGTTCAGTTTTTCCAATGGGACTGTTCAATCTAAGTTTATCCGAGATTTATTTCAAAAGGTGTTTGATAAGAATGAAAGTAACCCTTTCTATTCAGCATATTTGAATGATGTGAATAATGGTGAAGATAGTCAAGTTCACAAAAATTTTAGGATGCTTTCGTTTGAATGTGTTCAAAAATTAATTGTTGAGTTATTAATTGATATTCACCTGAAATACGAACAGTTCTTGACAGCTAGAAGCTTGCTGGATTTTTTATATGGTCTTTTAGTTTCGCCTCGTATACCTTCAACAACATTATTTGAATCTTCTGAAAGTGCGATATTTGAAAATCTCCGTAAAGAGGACCCTTGCTTAATTCGTGAAGAGCAGATAGACACTCTCATTTTAGAAGCAAGAAGTAATAAAAAACTTCCTGAATTAGAATTTTTTTTAAGAGAGTTAAATGATGTTTTGGGGGCTGAGTTTCTAGCTAGAGAGGATGTTGCAACTATTATACGAACAATGTATTTGTTCAAAGAATATTCTTTTGAATCAAGTTATATAGAAAGATATAAAAAAATATTTGATAGAAGGGATGTCATCGACTTCTTGGAAATTATTGATGCGCACAGGGAAGAAAATGACAGAGTTATTCAAGACTTCTACTCTGCTTTAGAAAGTGCTGTTATGTCTTATGCAAATAAGAGCTTTCCAACACTTACCGATAGAAACTTAGTTGTTCTAACAGAGATTAACGATCATGCTCTGTGCTCTAATGTGGAATTTGATGTGGACTGGGATGCTATTGCTTCTCACGAACAAAAATCACTTCACAACTTTCCATGTTGCTTGAAAATAAATGATGAGCCTCTCTCAAAGTTTGATTTTTCCTTGGAGGTTTGCAATTTAATTAATTCAATCAATAAAGGCTATCGGCCAAATAAGCATGATAGGAATACGGTTATTATCTTCGAAGAATTAATTGAACATATTATTGATAAAGCTAAAAGCTCTAACAAAATTGTCATTGTAAAAGATTCAACTGCATATGAGTTTAAAAATAGTGGACATAAAATCAAGGTGAGTAAACATGCTTCATAA
- a CDS encoding IS3 family transposase (programmed frameshift): MSQKRTYKTYTDEFKKEAVALVTDQGYSVAEAAESLGVRTNLIYKWKEKFEAQANGSALSQDERAELKQLRAENKRLKLEKEILKKASALLAPRHPITFSFMDELIQEGLPVKPVSQVLKLSRSGYYAWKKRPKKVLKAEQLELYCVAKQLFKESRDSLGSRELAKALRKAGFPVSREKTRQLMKTLGLVVKQRRAYKVTTKHNLTHRVADNLVKMKFNPSAMNQVWAGDITYLKTPEGWLYLSVVMDLYSRRIIGWAVSERMTVELVMQSLQQAYWLRGHPKGVIFHSDRGSQYTSKRFASLLAKQNMTASMGDVGACWDNAVVERFFGSLKHDWLFKAYHPTRESMKQDVADYMRYYNLKRLHTANGDLTPIEYENCKNQVSQKA; this comes from the exons ATGAGTCAAAAGAGAACGTATAAAACTTACACCGATGAGTTTAAAAAAGAAGCGGTCGCGTTGGTAACGGATCAAGGTTACAGTGTGGCAGAAGCGGCTGAATCCTTAGGTGTCAGAACGAATTTGATTTACAAGTGGAAAGAGAAGTTTGAAGCCCAAGCCAATGGGTCAGCACTGAGTCAAGATGAACGTGCCGAGTTGAAACAGTTACGTGCTGAAAACAAACGCTTAAAGCTCGAAAAAGAGATCTTAAAAAAAGCTTCAGCCCTTCTGGCGC CAAGACATCCGATAACGTTTTCCTTCATGGATGAATTGATTCAGGAGGGCTTACCCGTTAAGCCTGTGAGCCAGGTGTTAAAACTCAGTCGTTCAGGCTATTACGCATGGAAAAAGCGGCCTAAAAAAGTGCTCAAGGCAGAACAACTTGAACTCTATTGTGTCGCCAAACAGCTTTTCAAAGAGAGCCGTGACAGTTTGGGCTCTCGTGAACTCGCTAAAGCCTTACGTAAAGCGGGCTTCCCTGTCAGTCGAGAGAAAACACGTCAGCTCATGAAAACGCTGGGGTTAGTCGTCAAGCAGCGTCGAGCTTATAAAGTAACGACTAAGCATAACTTGACACATCGAGTGGCGGATAACTTGGTCAAGATGAAGTTCAATCCAAGCGCGATGAATCAAGTTTGGGCAGGCGATATCACCTACTTGAAAACACCAGAAGGCTGGCTGTATTTAAGTGTTGTGATGGACCTGTATTCCCGCCGTATTATCGGTTGGGCCGTGAGTGAAAGAATGACGGTCGAACTCGTCATGCAATCCTTACAGCAAGCGTATTGGCTACGAGGGCATCCCAAAGGCGTGATTTTTCACAGTGATCGTGGCTCTCAATACACCAGCAAACGGTTTGCCTCGCTACTCGCCAAGCAAAATATGACGGCTTCTATGGGTGATGTCGGAGCATGTTGGGATAATGCCGTTGTTGAACGATTCTTTGGCAGCTTAAAACACGATTGGCTGTTTAAAGCTTACCATCCAACACGCGAGAGCATGAAACAAGACGTAGCGGATTACATGCGCTACTACAACTTAAAAAGGCTTCATACTGCGAACGGTGATTTGACGCCAATAGAGTATGAAAATTGTAAAAACCAAGTGTCCCAAAAAGCTTGA
- a CDS encoding DUF927 domain-containing protein gives MEIYTSVKLIAESSIDVPESDKCNKTYKLIEFHNRDGEMVGELISHVDYSSPTRCKEFLLSNGFPSASIHDKGRLDQIMQLINENAIARVLVVRRPGWHGGVYLSSSNEVIGTLSNQLGPMLAPDLDCQLPRESKNGSGNEWKAHVSSFMQSSSRLMLAVCSGLSGVLIRYSNVQTGGFHFYGDSSIGKSTMLLVAASVYGNRDFVRDWNMTETGAEELAEGASDSLLVLDELKLLHSSPVKAVEIASQIIYNLSEGRGKCRSKAYQSFNRKWHLVMISAGELSLNNHAKQSGLNQMAGEQVRVIDIPADAGEELGIFETIPYGYTSSAMAIDGIKELINKHNGHAKNRFRKRFVELLQDHGEDFIKKRIARSQKKFLDRVLEGVEVNGQQKRIADRFALAYVAGVMAIKFRILELTEEEVFEGIKKCFDDAVNSRFEVYETKKVKALKKAFKMYFDDELVIDLTSGSDAVDFESGKAFKTKVKGKLVIAIPSKEIKGAATSKDFKELWAQPDWSDAIVKNSEGRNTHQIMIGNQKPRCYCFDYSMLDQLS, from the coding sequence ATGGAAATATACACTTCTGTAAAGCTAATCGCTGAATCAAGTATAGATGTACCTGAGTCAGATAAATGTAATAAAACCTATAAGCTGATTGAATTCCATAACAGAGATGGCGAAATGGTTGGAGAGTTAATTAGTCATGTGGACTATTCTTCGCCAACCAGATGCAAGGAATTTTTACTAAGTAACGGCTTTCCCTCTGCGTCTATCCATGATAAAGGCAGACTTGATCAGATTATGCAATTGATCAATGAGAATGCGATTGCCCGTGTATTGGTGGTAAGACGTCCAGGGTGGCATGGTGGCGTTTACTTATCTTCTAGCAATGAGGTCATAGGGACATTAAGTAACCAGTTAGGGCCTATGCTTGCCCCAGATTTAGATTGTCAGTTGCCAAGAGAATCTAAAAATGGTTCTGGTAATGAATGGAAAGCTCATGTATCTAGTTTTATGCAAAGCAGTTCAAGATTAATGCTTGCAGTTTGCTCAGGATTATCAGGTGTGTTGATTCGATATTCGAATGTTCAGACAGGTGGCTTTCATTTTTATGGTGATAGCTCAATTGGTAAAAGTACTATGCTTCTTGTGGCCGCATCAGTCTATGGAAATAGGGATTTTGTCCGAGATTGGAATATGACTGAAACTGGAGCTGAAGAGTTGGCAGAAGGGGCTTCTGACTCATTGTTGGTCTTAGATGAATTGAAATTATTACATTCCAGTCCTGTTAAGGCAGTTGAAATTGCTTCGCAAATTATTTACAACCTTTCAGAGGGAAGGGGTAAGTGCAGAAGCAAGGCCTATCAAAGCTTTAATAGAAAGTGGCATTTAGTGATGATTAGTGCTGGTGAGTTAAGCCTTAACAATCATGCAAAGCAAAGCGGTCTGAATCAGATGGCAGGAGAACAGGTAAGGGTTATTGATATTCCTGCTGATGCCGGTGAAGAGCTTGGAATATTTGAGACGATTCCTTATGGCTATACCAGTTCTGCTATGGCAATTGATGGGATTAAAGAGCTAATCAATAAACATAATGGTCACGCTAAGAATCGGTTTAGAAAACGTTTTGTTGAGCTCTTGCAAGATCATGGGGAAGATTTTATAAAAAAGAGAATTGCCCGATCGCAGAAGAAATTCCTAGACAGAGTTTTGGAAGGCGTTGAAGTGAATGGACAGCAAAAGCGAATTGCTGATCGATTTGCTTTGGCTTATGTAGCTGGTGTGATGGCGATTAAGTTTAGGATTCTAGAACTGACTGAAGAGGAGGTTTTTGAGGGGATCAAAAAGTGCTTCGATGATGCGGTTAATAGTAGGTTTGAAGTTTATGAAACTAAAAAGGTTAAAGCACTCAAGAAGGCTTTCAAAATGTATTTTGACGATGAATTGGTTATTGATCTTACCTCCGGTTCAGATGCTGTAGACTTTGAAAGTGGAAAAGCATTTAAAACAAAAGTGAAGGGTAAACTGGTCATAGCAATTCCATCCAAAGAGATTAAAGGTGCTGCAACTTCAAAGGATTTTAAAGAGCTATGGGCTCAACCAGATTGGTCTGATGCAATTGTAAAAAATTCAGAAGGGAGGAATACCCATCAGATTATGATCGGTAATCAAAAACCAAGATGCTATTGTTTTGACTATTCAATGCTCGATCAACTTAGCTGA
- a CDS encoding helix-turn-helix transcriptional regulator, giving the protein MINKNLKLIKLPEVLNLCAISKTTLYRLVNEGGFPNPVQLSGKRSVAWRYREVEAWIESRVSVKQWEMK; this is encoded by the coding sequence ATGATTAATAAAAATCTTAAGTTAATTAAATTACCTGAGGTTTTAAACCTTTGTGCGATTTCAAAAACCACCCTATACCGCTTGGTTAATGAAGGTGGGTTTCCCAACCCTGTTCAGTTGAGTGGTAAGCGATCTGTTGCATGGCGTTACCGCGAAGTCGAAGCATGGATTGAAAGTCGAGTATCAGTTAAGCAATGGGAGATGAAATGA
- a CDS encoding tyrosine-type recombinase/integrase: MVSLLNKCAGLLSEGKKAAEAYKWQKIRFAEVSMLKASLLEQGYAVSSVNLALSAMKGLARTAFNMYLLDAEDLERIRAIKRVRGDAVREKRSLSKDEIQQLIAATQEASFKTQQYRDKALVYVAVCGGLRVSEITALSVSDFNAQTGSLMVRQGKGRKNREVLLPPKAIRALNSWIQLLPLNDIIFTRISKSGSVLSTGLSSAGVASILKMLQRNAEVASFSPHDLRRTFITQLLEHNVDLNTVRQMAGHSDISTTIQYDYRDMHSQKSVAANCLNF, encoded by the coding sequence GTGGTTAGTCTACTTAACAAGTGTGCAGGGCTGTTATCTGAAGGTAAGAAGGCGGCTGAAGCTTATAAGTGGCAAAAGATTCGTTTTGCCGAAGTATCAATGCTCAAAGCATCCCTGTTGGAGCAAGGGTATGCGGTGTCGTCGGTGAATTTAGCTCTGTCTGCCATGAAGGGGTTAGCTAGAACGGCATTTAATATGTACTTGTTGGATGCGGAAGATCTTGAGCGTATTCGCGCGATTAAGCGAGTCCGTGGCGATGCTGTCAGAGAAAAGCGGAGTTTGTCCAAAGATGAGATTCAACAGCTGATTGCTGCAACACAAGAAGCATCGTTTAAAACCCAGCAATACCGTGATAAAGCCCTTGTCTATGTGGCTGTTTGCGGTGGTTTGAGGGTGTCTGAAATCACGGCATTGTCTGTATCTGACTTTAACGCACAAACAGGTTCTCTAATGGTAAGACAGGGTAAAGGGCGCAAGAATCGAGAGGTACTATTACCGCCCAAAGCTATTCGTGCCCTAAATTCATGGATTCAGTTACTGCCGCTGAATGACATAATTTTTACTAGAATCAGTAAGTCAGGCTCTGTTTTAAGTACAGGGCTAAGTAGTGCCGGAGTTGCTAGTATTTTGAAGATGCTTCAGCGAAACGCGGAAGTCGCTAGTTTTAGTCCACATGACTTAAGACGAACATTTATTACACAGTTGTTGGAACATAATGTTGATTTGAATACCGTGCGCCAAATGGCCGGGCATAGCGATATATCAACTACCATCCAGTATGATTATAGGGATATGCACAGCCAGAAGTCAGTTGCCGCTAACTGCTTGAATTTTTAG
- a CDS encoding type II toxin-antitoxin system HipA family toxin produces the protein MSREIFVYAHWQGIAEPLKVGVLRADNVRGGEHFSFTYDTAWLTSKFAQQIDPDLHLFQGEQHSQNDRNFRAFLDSCPDRWGRLIMQRREAVWARQEGRKPKKLTETDYLLGVHDMHRMGALRFKLSEDGPFLDDNSELAAPPMSSLRELEQAAVEVEKSGVDATPEYTKWLNMLISPGSSLGGARPKASVIDDASELWIAKFPSRYDDYDIAAWEMVVYQLALKAGINMAKCEIKQLNSQHHTFLTKRFDRDSGARLHFSSAMTQLAYFDGEEGASYLELAEFLIANGANTKADLAQLWRRIVFYISVSNTDDHLRNHGFIHTEKGWILSPAYDINPVPDGMGLHLNIDEMDNRLDFELAFSVIDYFQLSREDAETIYREVIDAVDQWREVANQLKISRQEQEIMAPAFMAQRL, from the coding sequence ATGAGTCGAGAAATATTCGTTTATGCCCATTGGCAGGGAATCGCCGAACCGCTTAAAGTGGGTGTTTTGCGAGCGGATAATGTGCGTGGCGGTGAGCACTTTAGCTTTACCTACGACACAGCTTGGTTAACCTCCAAATTCGCACAACAAATCGACCCTGATCTCCACTTATTTCAAGGGGAGCAACATAGCCAGAATGACCGAAATTTTAGAGCGTTTTTAGACTCCTGCCCAGATCGATGGGGCCGGTTGATTATGCAGCGTAGAGAGGCGGTTTGGGCGAGGCAAGAGGGGAGAAAGCCCAAGAAATTGACCGAAACAGACTATCTACTCGGTGTGCATGATATGCATCGGATGGGCGCTTTGCGCTTTAAGTTATCTGAAGACGGTCCATTTTTAGATGATAATAGTGAGCTCGCTGCACCGCCAATGTCGTCTTTACGCGAGTTAGAACAGGCGGCAGTAGAAGTTGAAAAGTCCGGTGTGGATGCTACCCCTGAGTATACAAAGTGGCTTAATATGCTGATTTCTCCGGGGTCTTCATTAGGTGGCGCAAGACCTAAGGCGAGTGTGATTGATGATGCGAGTGAGCTTTGGATCGCCAAGTTTCCCAGTCGCTACGATGATTACGATATTGCTGCATGGGAAATGGTCGTTTATCAGCTAGCTCTAAAAGCCGGTATCAACATGGCTAAGTGCGAGATTAAGCAGTTAAACAGCCAACATCATACCTTCCTAACCAAGCGTTTTGACCGTGATTCTGGCGCTCGATTGCACTTTTCTTCGGCCATGACGCAGTTAGCGTACTTTGATGGTGAGGAAGGAGCGAGTTACCTAGAATTGGCGGAATTCTTGATAGCAAATGGCGCTAACACTAAAGCGGATCTGGCCCAGCTATGGCGGCGTATTGTGTTTTATATCTCGGTTTCTAACACCGATGACCACCTCCGAAATCACGGTTTTATCCATACCGAAAAGGGTTGGATATTATCACCTGCCTATGACATTAACCCAGTACCAGATGGCATGGGATTGCATCTAAACATTGATGAAATGGATAACCGCCTAGACTTCGAATTAGCCTTCTCTGTTATCGATTACTTTCAGCTCAGTAGAGAAGATGCTGAAACAATCTACCGCGAAGTGATTGATGCCGTTGATCAATGGCGCGAAGTCGCTAATCAACTCAAAATCAGTCGCCAAGAGCAAGAGATAATGGCACCTGCTTTCATGGCGCAGCGGCTCTAA
- a CDS encoding helix-turn-helix domain-containing protein gives MADKRTATLFPKQVKLLEQLGENIRLATKRRKLTQTQLAERTGLSKPTLRKIERGEGSVSIGHYMLVLSVLGLAEDVAQVAADDVLGRKLQDIELLKGKSS, from the coding sequence ATGGCTGATAAGAGAACAGCGACTCTTTTTCCTAAGCAGGTAAAGCTATTGGAGCAGTTGGGTGAAAATATTCGTCTGGCAACCAAGCGTAGAAAGCTTACGCAGACCCAGTTGGCAGAAAGAACAGGGTTGTCTAAACCTACTTTACGCAAGATTGAGAGAGGAGAGGGATCTGTCTCAATTGGTCATTATATGCTGGTTTTGTCAGTATTGGGTTTAGCCGAAGATGTTGCTCAAGTTGCGGCAGATGATGTCTTAGGGCGTAAATTGCAGGATATTGAACTGTTGAAAGGTAAGTCATCATGA
- the radC gene encoding RadC family protein, whose protein sequence is MTNFIKTDGAYRVRGEVSEAEILSFAQSLIAEKFKRGDALTSPSMTHHYFMHRLAGYEHEVFACLFLDNQHRVIKFEEMFKGTINAANVYPREIVKMALSLNAAAMICVHNHPSGDTTPSESDKSLTKTLQDSLDLVDVRLLDHLIIGGGEYTSFAEKGLM, encoded by the coding sequence ATGACCAATTTTATTAAAACAGATGGGGCTTATCGAGTTAGAGGGGAAGTGTCAGAAGCTGAGATTTTAAGTTTTGCACAGTCTTTGATTGCTGAGAAATTTAAGCGTGGTGACGCATTAACCTCGCCATCCATGACGCATCATTATTTTATGCATAGACTGGCTGGATATGAGCATGAAGTATTTGCATGCCTTTTTCTTGATAATCAGCATAGGGTGATCAAGTTTGAGGAGATGTTTAAGGGTACGATTAATGCCGCCAACGTCTACCCTAGAGAGATTGTCAAAATGGCACTTTCATTAAATGCTGCGGCAATGATTTGTGTTCACAATCATCCAAGTGGCGATACTACGCCAAGTGAGTCAGATAAGTCTTTAACTAAAACTCTACAAGACTCGTTAGATCTGGTGGATGTCCGTCTACTCGATCACTTGATTATTGGTGGAGGTGAATACACGTCGTTTGCGGAGAAAGGATTGATGTAG
- a CDS encoding helix-turn-helix domain-containing protein, translating into MSKLSVTDVDKSVGRKIQIRRKELNLTAAQLSESIGISQQQLSRYERGENKINITHLVSIAAFTQTPIGWFFTDCKPLDTGGLIQESPEIYVGVSESDLFTRMQQIWSDLTIEQQRSVINLLDQF; encoded by the coding sequence ATGTCCAAGCTCTCGGTAACCGATGTTGATAAAAGTGTGGGTCGAAAGATTCAGATTCGTCGGAAGGAATTGAATTTGACCGCAGCTCAACTGTCTGAAAGTATTGGCATTTCACAGCAACAGCTTTCCCGATATGAACGGGGAGAAAATAAAATCAATATTACTCACCTCGTTAGTATCGCTGCTTTTACCCAAACTCCGATTGGTTGGTTTTTTACTGACTGCAAGCCTCTTGATACCGGCGGCTTGATTCAAGAATCCCCTGAAATTTACGTTGGTGTGAGTGAAAGCGATCTATTCACCCGTATGCAACAGATTTGGTCTGATTTGACCATTGAGCAGCAAAGATCGGTAATCAATCTTCTTGATCAGTTCTAA
- a CDS encoding helix-turn-helix transcriptional regulator, whose amino-acid sequence MSTNFYRKLQTLSLLPSYPSRVSTAALLTALKAQGFTVEIRQLQRDLNSLAQLFEIETDGNKDIPGWYWKSDAKKLELPQMALPTALSFELSKKYLSQLFPEGVLHHLAPYFAHAQELLENSGSSLANWSNKVATVSRNQPLIPPEVDQSILNAAYLALLSETRIDAFYRPVLKKESAYQLDPKGIVIVDQIIYLVAENIESKTVQQFALHRFSGIKNTEQNIDQNDDFDLTAYLEQGNLLYPYHSPKEIKLKLQVSERAAFYLNEMRLSTDQIITPSENDDEYLVTATVQNTEQLRWWLQSYSFYIEVIEPESLREEFAEAVEILHEMYQAWA is encoded by the coding sequence GTGAGTACAAATTTCTACCGCAAACTGCAAACCCTCAGCTTACTTCCAAGTTATCCAAGCCGAGTAAGCACAGCGGCTCTATTGACTGCTTTAAAGGCACAAGGGTTTACGGTAGAAATTCGGCAGTTGCAGCGTGACTTGAACAGTCTTGCTCAATTGTTTGAAATCGAAACTGACGGGAATAAAGATATTCCCGGTTGGTATTGGAAATCGGATGCCAAAAAGCTTGAATTACCACAGATGGCGCTGCCAACGGCATTGAGTTTTGAGCTCTCCAAAAAATACTTAAGCCAATTATTTCCTGAAGGCGTGCTGCATCACCTTGCACCTTACTTTGCTCACGCACAAGAGTTACTGGAAAACAGCGGCTCCTCTCTTGCTAACTGGTCAAACAAAGTTGCCACCGTTTCACGCAACCAACCGCTGATTCCTCCAGAGGTTGATCAAAGCATCCTCAATGCAGCCTATCTGGCATTACTTTCTGAGACACGAATTGACGCTTTTTACCGGCCGGTATTAAAGAAAGAATCAGCTTATCAACTTGACCCTAAAGGCATCGTTATTGTTGACCAAATCATTTATTTGGTTGCTGAGAATATTGAATCGAAAACAGTGCAGCAGTTTGCTTTACATCGGTTCTCAGGTATCAAAAATACAGAACAAAACATCGACCAGAATGATGACTTTGATTTAACGGCCTACCTTGAACAAGGCAACTTGCTTTATCCTTATCACTCTCCAAAAGAGATCAAACTTAAACTGCAAGTCAGTGAGCGTGCCGCTTTCTATCTCAACGAAATGCGACTCTCTACAGACCAGATAATCACTCCGTCAGAAAACGATGACGAATACCTTGTCACCGCGACAGTTCAAAACACTGAACAGTTGAGATGGTGGCTGCAAAGTTATAGCTTTTATATAGAGGTCATAGAACCTGAAAGTTTGCGTGAAGAATTTGCCGAAGCGGTGGAGATTCTTCACGAAATGTATCAGGCTTGGGCTTAA
- a CDS encoding FtsK/SpoIIIE domain-containing protein yields MFEFDAPVTTLGNPLKEVLSSSNLEQSEFSLPVVIGRERTGENYSYDLVQIHSLLIAGKSAPENDVFKLALLSLLKGSSVSNLRMVLIDAKRKTLTEFDQVPHLLTPVITRPDHAMNALNWCLNEAFKRRQVMDALKVRDIEAYNRKVIAENADLQPLPYIVMGVRELAELSPDLRDLMISQTARISRATGIHLIVATKWLSEEVITEKLKAYMPSRIVLQTASPQASKFIFDVDDVEKVGWENLLFLPSGKMKPLELLPTSVMSTEVIEVLNSIQIEGKSPDYVPAVIAPPPEPQPYYQEMTSYFESVVEFIFAHKQVSFIMLQRELRTGFNKTHRILDQMQEVGVVIAEPSENETYYRLNGGC; encoded by the coding sequence ATGTTTGAATTTGATGCTCCGGTTACAACACTAGGTAATCCATTAAAGGAGGTGCTTTCATCGAGTAACCTAGAACAGTCTGAATTTTCACTTCCTGTTGTTATTGGCAGAGAGCGTACTGGTGAAAATTATTCTTATGATTTAGTTCAAATACACAGTTTGCTAATTGCGGGTAAGTCTGCGCCTGAGAATGATGTTTTCAAGCTTGCTTTGCTGAGTCTTTTAAAAGGCTCTTCGGTGTCAAACCTGAGAATGGTTTTAATTGATGCAAAGCGCAAAACGTTGACAGAGTTTGATCAGGTTCCTCATTTACTAACACCGGTCATTACCCGCCCTGATCATGCCATGAATGCATTGAATTGGTGTCTCAATGAGGCATTCAAACGTAGACAAGTTATGGATGCGCTCAAGGTGAGAGATATTGAGGCTTATAATCGAAAGGTGATTGCAGAAAATGCCGATCTTCAGCCATTGCCATACATTGTGATGGGCGTTCGAGAGCTTGCTGAATTGTCCCCAGATTTACGAGATCTAATGATTTCGCAAACCGCTAGAATTTCAAGAGCGACAGGCATTCATTTAATTGTCGCAACCAAGTGGCTATCTGAGGAGGTGATCACTGAAAAACTTAAAGCTTATATGCCATCCAGAATCGTTTTACAAACTGCCAGCCCTCAAGCTTCAAAGTTTATTTTTGACGTTGATGATGTCGAAAAGGTTGGTTGGGAAAATTTATTGTTCTTGCCTAGTGGAAAAATGAAACCTTTGGAGCTATTGCCAACAAGTGTAATGTCGACGGAAGTGATTGAGGTTTTAAACTCGATACAGATTGAGGGGAAATCACCTGATTATGTACCGGCTGTTATTGCGCCACCGCCGGAACCCCAACCGTATTATCAAGAAATGACGAGTTATTTTGAATCAGTGGTCGAGTTTATATTTGCTCACAAGCAGGTTTCTTTTATCATGCTGCAAAGAGAATTGCGGACAGGGTTTAACAAGACTCATAGAATCCTTGACCAGATGCAGGAAGTGGGTGTGGTGATTGCAGAACCTTCTGAAAATGAAACTTACTACCGTTTGAATGGTGGTTGTTAG
- a CDS encoding GNAT family N-acetyltransferase: protein MSLNIQIGPIQETEYQFLSVLVGELLNEIMEKIGINVFNYNREETEARAASLISDGKYWVFVAREAATNNVIGFVSLYESYALYSEGAYGTMPELYVTKTWRSKCVGQMLLNEVMKFAKEKGWQRIEVTTPPLPAFDRTLAFYQGNGFEITGGRKLKVDINA from the coding sequence ATGTCACTAAATATACAAATTGGGCCAATCCAAGAAACCGAATACCAATTTCTATCCGTTTTGGTTGGTGAGCTTCTTAATGAAATAATGGAAAAAATAGGTATCAATGTTTTCAATTATAATCGTGAAGAAACAGAGGCAAGAGCTGCAAGCCTAATATCTGATGGAAAATATTGGGTATTTGTTGCAAGAGAAGCAGCAACAAATAACGTCATTGGGTTTGTCTCATTATATGAAAGCTATGCACTGTATTCAGAAGGTGCTTATGGAACAATGCCTGAACTATATGTAACGAAAACCTGGCGTTCAAAGTGCGTAGGTCAAATGCTATTGAATGAAGTTATGAAATTCGCCAAAGAAAAAGGCTGGCAGAGAATTGAGGTAACAACACCACCGCTACCAGCATTTGATAGAACATTGGCTTTTTATCAGGGCAATGGTTTTGAAATAACTGGTGGAAGAAAGCTGAAGGTGGATATAAATGCCTAA